The genomic region CTAGTTGTTCAAGGGGTCACTAATGTTGTCACGCTTGAAGCAATGGCATGCCAGGAAGAAGCATCGTCTCTGGCTAAGGATGTGTTGCTCCAAAATTTCATAATTGCATCGGTCTAAAAACTAATTGTGAGGGATATTGATAGAGGTATAACCAATAGTTATGGCACGGCACATGGTTAATAGGGTCATGCACGGCACGTGGCGCCTAGGGCCGTGCCTGTGTCCGGAGGCTTGGCACACGCCGGCATGGCACGACTCATTTTTTTATAAGCCAATAGACCGAATAATATGTGGGTTGATGGCTAAATGTGCCGATAGGCCGGCCCATTTAATTGTAGTGCCGTGACTGGGCCAGGGAGGCCAGCACACGTGCCGGCCCGGGTAGTTAGTGTGCCTAGccgggtcgggccgggccgggcggtGCCAGTCCGGCCCATTTGGTCAGGTTTGTGTCCGGGCGACGAAACCGAAGCTCGGCTTTGGAAATCTGGGGAAGCCGACGAACAATCcgaggagctccgcctcctcttcttctcccccacCCCCCGCTGGCGACGGCGACGGAGGCGAGGGTGAAAATTTCCCACCAACCGGAGCGCGTGCCTGCCGATGGAGGTCTCAGCCAGGCTCCGCCCGCCGCCCTCGACGACAGCGCCTCTCCACCGCGGCGGAGGGCCCCTGCGACGGCTGCTCCCTTCGGCCCGGCCCGCGTCCCGCGCGGTCTCCGCCAAGGTGCGGCGCCCTCTCCATACCCTCGGTGCTTCCCTCCTCCCCTATCTTGTGGGTTGCGGGGGACGTTAAGCGTGTAGGCCCCAAGCTCCCCTCCCGGTTGCTGCTTCGGGAGGCAGCTGCTTGTGGAGGTGGCTGGAATTCTGACGATTTGGTGCATTCTGTCGAGCTTCTGCTCCCTAATTTTTCACTGATTtcttagtggaaaggagggtgagGAAGGTAGGCAGGGCTTGTATGTTCCATAGGTTTAGCACTTAGCTAGTAGGGGTATACTCTAAGGAAGGGGGCGATTCTGAATTTGTAGCCTGTGATAATGAGGCCAAGTTACAGAAGTGAGCACGACTGCACGAGTAAGCTTTTACAGTGACCATGGTCGAATTCGAATAGGCTAGGAGTTAGTGCATTCCATCATATGCGCTGCACTTTCCGGAATGGTTAAAATGCCAAGAAAGAACTGCTGCCTTACGTGCTGGCCCTGGTTGCCAAGAAAAATTGGTGCCTATGCAGTTTGCGCCCCTACGAAATGATCTTTGTATGTGTGTGGACAGGATAGAACGAGAATCAATCGAAGCTGTTTTGATACCAAGTTATGAGCATGAGCTATGTGTCTGGTGCTTATTCAAATAACTATGTTTGTTTGTCAATTGGTCGAGCATTGTCAAATCATATTGACGAAAGCAGGAGCAAGCGTCTGTTCCCTTTAATGATAGAATCTTATGCACATATGCACTACTATGAAATATCAGGGCTATTCTGGTCAGAGTGATAAGTAGGTTGTAGCATTGAAAACAGGACAATGTGGGTGAGTTAGTAACAGAGATAGATCTGGAATTATACAGGTGGAAATGGAATCACGTCTGCTTTTGGGTGTGAGGCAAAAACTAGAATGCCTTGTGAGCGTGGCCCATTTCCACCTAGCCAATTTCCTGTTTACGGAAGTTTCTCTTATAGACAAACAAGTGTATCCAGGATGTAAGTATCATTCAGTGGCAACCAACATTAGTTGTTGGTGCGTAAGTATATATAGGACGCAACCTTCTCTTTGAAGGATCTAATATATTATCCGCGGTTTGGAAGTCAATGTGTTGTTATTATGCCAGACTAATCTGTACCCATTTTGTCGTCCTGTACGGTACCGAATACTGCTTAACTTCTTGTCTTCTCCCTACCCAGACCTTGTTACCTGTAATAGTGAGCATTGAAAACACTGGGAGAGCAACAACAACAGCATCCTTTTCTAGATAATTCCACCCAGCTCTGTTGGTTAAATATTCATAGTGAGTGTCCTCCATTCCAGCATCAGTCTATTAACAATCTACTTACTGGAGCCAGGAAGTTGGATTAATAGCTCTCAGCCTCTTACTTCCATATGGGGGTTGATTTTCCTCTTACTTCATTCGTCTCGGTCCTGTTGCATGATGTGGCCTGACTAGCTAAGTGTGTTGATTTCCCACTTACTTCATTCGTCTCTGTTCTGTTGCATGATATGACCTGACTAGCTAAGTGACATCCATTTGATAGTAGCAGTTCATTTGATAGTTGCATTCCTCTTACTTCACTCGTCTTGGTTCTGTTGCATGACGTGGCCTCACTAGCTAAGTGTGTTGATTTTCCTCTACTTCATGCGTATCTGTTCTGTTGCGTGATGTGGCCTGACTAGCTAGTGTGTTGATTTTCCTCTTCATTTGTCCCTGTTCTGTTGTGTGATGCAGCCTGACTAGCTAAGTGACATCCATTTGATAGTAGCAGTTCATGTTAAGATATTTACAAATTTTGTAGCCAATGCAGATCAGGGCAAGTGCAATTAATGACCTGCAAAGAAGCAGGAGTAGCTTGGAAGCACTGTTCTGCTACGACAAAGCTGTTCCAGAGGAGAATATTGGGAAACCAGCTGGTCTAGATTTGGAAAAGAAGGAGGTTGGGAAGAACCCCCCATGCGTGCGCTGCGAAACTAAAGGTGCTGTGCTGTGCGCAACCTGCGCTGGTTCAGGCTTGTACGTCGACTCTATAATGGAGAGCCAAGGAATCATCGTAAAAGTCAGATGCCTAGGTAAACAAGCTTGACATCCATCTCTGATTTCTGCAGTGACCTGTGTGCCGCTATATGGATGATACATGGTTTGTTGCGCGATTGCTGTAGGCTGTGGAGGAACTGGAAGCATTATGTGCTCCACGTGCGGAGGTCGCGGGCACACCTGAATTGTTTGTTGATGTTTTTCACAAACAAGACAATGAAATTCAAGTGTGGAGTAGCATCCTCTTGGTGTGCGTCCATCATCGGCTGGGAACCATCATCTCAGCAGTAATCTGTATGCATTTTTACTGACGATTCATAGTTGAACGATGGTCGGGGTTTCTGACAAGCAAAGATATTCAGAGCATACTGCGAACAATTTCACTGTACTAAAGTTTGATGCTGAGTCGGGTATTGTACCTTGAGTCTACTTGTGGTGAGTCGTGCGACATTGTTTTGCTTTTGTATCAAAAATTGTTTCAGTTGTGACACTTCACTGATCCCAACTGTTTGACATGCGTGCTCGTTGATGCATATGCTGTCTCTTTTTTTTTTGCTGAATCAGATAAAGCGCTTTATGCAACAGTGAAACAAGAGCAGCAGACACACATCACCTGCTTGCTAAGCTGTAGCATCAAGCAAAAACTTTGTGCAAATATGGGTACATTGCCATTGTCTAGGATGAATGATCGCAATTCGACGAGATTCACAAATTAGAATCAACCTCAAGAACCCGACCAAATTGACAAGTTAGAATCTCAAGAACCCAAAGATCACCTGAATAACAGAGAAACCACTCATATGCAAGCAGACATTTGAAAAATCCGCGAATTCGCGGATTCAAAGACAGGCATATCAAAATTTGAAAAGTTCGAATAGCGGATCGAATCGCGCGCATGGTCCTAAATAATACCTACCCTATTATACACTCATGACTCATCAATCAATCAAGAAAGAAAAAGAGCAAAACCCCACCCAATATACTTCCCTTGAGGCTTGGGCCAACCTCTGCTGCAAATCCACATGGACATGGATTTTCTTCCCCCCACACCCCGGCCGAAAACCAAGCAAGGAATAATACTTCACTTTGCTGGGGGTTTgcgtcgccgtcgccgacgccggGAGAAACACCAGTCGATGGAGAAAAACATCACTTGTCCGCCAAGCCAAGCCATGTCCGATCCTTCTTCCAAGAATCTATTcttcccctcctcctcttcctctcatGGCTCCTGACTATATATGCATCTCCACGGCAAAAGGCGACCGGCATcactctccaccaccaccaccatcaccgcaAGCATCCGTTCGTTCATCGGGTTTGTTGTTTGGGAGGTCGAGAAGGAGGTGCCGGCAGCAGCCATGGACCGGGCCATCAACCGCACCTACGAGGAGTACACCCCCGTCGTCGAGTGGAGCCACTCCGCCGACGCCAGCTTCGTCAAGATCATCGTCCCAGGCATGCATGCAACTCACATCGTATGGTTAGTCGAGCAAACAATGGCGGGTGTGTGATGGGTGATGGGTTCTTGGCTGCTGCAGGGTTCAAGAGGGAGGAGATCAGGGTGCTGGTGGACAACCACGGCCACCTGCGCACGCGCGGCGAGCGGCCGGTGGAGGGCGGCAGGTGGAGCCGCTTCCAGAAGGACCTGCAGCTCCCCTCCGACTGCAACGTCGACGGCATCCGCGCCAAGTTCGAGAACGAGGCGCTCACCATCACGCTCCCCAAGAAGCACCCTTCGCCCCCGCAGCAGCAGGCCGCGCCGGTGGCCCCGGTGATGCCGATGCCGGCGCCCGCGCCGGCGACCCCCAAGCCCGAGCCCAGGAGGCCCTACGCGGCGCCGTCCCAGAAGCCGCCGCCGGCGCTCCCCGAGCCCGCCAGGCCGGCCGCCACGGCGCCGCCCCCCGTCGTCCCTTCCCAGAATCCCTTCGCTGACCGCAGGCCCTCGCTGGCCCGGAAGCCAGCGGACATTCCCGCGCCGGTAAGGCCCGCGCCACCCGTGCCGGAGCCGGAGTCCCCGAAGAGGCACAACGGAGCCGCTGCCACCGCGAGGCCCGAGCTGCCCGCCTTCCCGAAGCCGACGGGGGAGTGGGTGAGGGAGGAGGCCAAGAAGCCGCAAGAGGAGGCCAtggcggccgaggaggaggagaagcggaggatggagagggaggcgagagggaagatggaggaggacaggAAGATGGCGGAGGCGGACAAGGAGACGGAGAGGATGATGGACATGGCGCGGCGGAGGAGGGCCGCGCCCGCCAACCGCGGGCTGCTGCTGAACGTGGCCGTGGCGGCGCTGGTGCTCGTCGGGATCACGGTGTACGTGTGGCGCAACCTCAGCGCCGCTGCCTCCGGCGGCGGGGATGCCGGAGCGGGGAGCTACGGCGACGAGATGTGAACTGTGATCGATCGGGCAGCAGGTGCCAGGTGGTGCGAAGTATCTGAAGCGTGAGAGTGAGTGAAAGTTCATACGTGTGGGAAGGTGGTCGCGAATGGAGGctctgaagaaaaatggaagtatATATTCCCGCGAAAAAAATGCAAGTATATATGTGTGTGTATCGTGGTTTGTTACAGATTACAGAGACATGGTTGGTTGATCAAACTTGATGAAATAAAATGTTATGCACAAGCCTTTAACTTTCTAGTATAAGTTCTTGATCGCGTCGAGGTTAATTTGTTCTACAAGCATGTATGTGTATGACTCAATTACTCTTTGCGCATGCAGACTGCAAATTTAAACTTTCAGAATAACAAATATATGTGGTATAGAAGTATATTGAATGATGGTTCTAATGGTATTAATTCGGTAATGCAAATGTCAACAATCTTTTGCATAAACTTGACCAAAGTTTACAAAGTTTAGCTCGATgcaaagctaatatgcgaagtaaataaaaatgAAGAGAGTACGTTCAATAACACTAGCGTTTATGGGAGAACATTTGCGTACTTGATTAGCTTTTACTGAGAAAGTAGGTGCACATTAGACTTAACATTGAAAATGCTTGTGTAAGTTTGCATCTGTAGAGCAAAAACTAGCAACGAGTAGTGAAGAAAAAAGTGACGTGCATGAAAAAAGAAATCCAGGCGACTAACAAATAGGCAATCCTGTTATTTTCACAAACCTTTGATGATAATCGTAATCCCCATCAATTAGAATGGGATTCACACTAATGTAAAAAGGGAGGAATTCGCATCGCCAAGAAACCTACATGTGCGGGAAGGGGGCCAGGGTCTCGCCGTTGCTCTCATTGATTCCATGCCTGACTGTGGTGAGTGGTGGTTCAATTCGGCAGATTTGGGACAGAAGTTAGAGGAGCAAGGCGAGCATTTCAGCTCTTTGGGACAGAGGTTCCTCCATTCTTTCTTATGTTCATGTGCTTTCCTCCATCATTTTCTACATGTTGCTGCTTTCTTCTCCATAACTAACAATGGAAAGCTCATTTGGGGTTCAGGTCGAGTATTCTAGGATGAAAGGCCTGGACATGACCATGTCGGTGAGTAAGGGTGCCTAGTGGAAGGAGGGTACTTTGCAGTCACCCGACCATATCACCTATTCTCTTCGTTCCTAAacataagtatttttagagatttcaataagagactatatacggagcaaaatgagtgaatctatgctctaaaatatgtctatatacatccgtatgtagtcccttaGCGGAATATCTTAAAAGAGttatatttacgaacggagggagGCAGTAGATGAGTGCCTAGGGACAGCAGGGTCCCGTGCCCAGGGACAGAGCCAGGAATcttacaaggggggggggggggggggcaatgaaAGAGAAAAAATGTTGAGGGAGGCTGAACATACAAATTTAGAGCACTTTGAACTAGCAATATATGATTGTTTTCAGGAACAAGTTTGCCATGGCCCTAGCTCGCCCCTCACTGGCTATGCCCCTGCCTGTGCCTCGTTAGCCCGAGTAGGCACTCGAAGGGGATAAGGATTGGTTGTGGGAGATTGATGAGTGCAATGTGTATCAAGTTTTACTTATTGTTTTTGCACCATAGAGCTAGGATTTTCTGAATTTTATCGCGATTGCTTGCCCGCTTTGTCTAAGGACCTCCAGAATTAGGAAATTTGGGGCATTATTTGGGAAAAAATATTTTGGTGGAAAATATGTTGGGATGTCATGGAACCTTCCATAAGGGAAACAACTGAGAAGAAACCTCCCCTTGTTCGGAGGTTCCAAAAGAGAAGATGACCGCCCCAAACCAGTCAACAACTCTACCACCGAAGCTGGCAGAGTTGACATCCTACCACACGATTTGGAGCCGCCGCTTTGGCATACAAACCTAAGAAACAAAAGTTGGCCCCGAGGACATGCACCACACGAGCCAACGAATCTACCATGCACGCAATCAAACCCGACATCAACAACACCGAGGCGCTCTCTGGACTGTCGCTCCGACTCCACATCGGCCCCAAGGCCATGCACATGCCTAGCCAAGATGAAACTACATGATGATACAAGCCACCGATGTCAGATAAAACCGAACCTCCAAGGTGACGCCGCCATGGGGGGGGCGATGGAAATGTTGTCGCCTCCGACCAAAGACAAAAACTTGGGTTTTCACCCAGAGAGTTCAAGATCCAAATGCTGAGGGAGGTGAAGGGGTTCCTTGACGAGGCATCCAAAGAGGGTAACGACAGCCTAGGACGTTGTTGTCGCCTGCATCGACCAGGATTAGTGCTTGGCTTTCGCCTGGAGTTCACCAAGCCCATGTTGTTGCATCATCATGTCTAACCATCCACCCTAGCCATAGTAGGAATGTGTCACATGCAACTCACCACTGCCAATATCCACCGCCATGGCCAGCGGACCACCACAACACCACATTATGCCATGGTTGTCCCCAACCACCCCCAAGCGTGACTGTTGCCACGCCGTCGCCCTGATTCATGACATCCTTCCGCCGCCACGAATCGTCACCTGAAGTCGGTGGATAAAAACTTCAGCATCATAATCTGGGGGCCGCTTCACTGGCATCCTTGATCCCCACCTAACGGAGCACTACCAGCCATCGAGCCACTGTCGGCTGGTCAACACAGGAGCAACCACTCCAAAACAGCACATCAGTGCACCCTATGTCGTAGGACCGCCGCCACCATGGATAATCTACACTTGTGGACTTGACGGAAGGACACTCAGGGCATGTTTGGGACTGCTCCGCACCGTCAAAATCATCTTCATGCCACCAAATCCTCTTCGAAGCAGTTTCATACATGAGTTGCAGCTCCACCAAAAAGGACTTTATCATGTTTGGCTTCCAGCAAGCTTCAACTTCAAAAAATGGGAAATTTGATGAAAAAGATCTATTTGATTGGATGACGTGGGGAGAAACGAAGGGGTATTCACGTACTGGTGTCGGTGGTGGGTAATTTTCCCCAACTCCAGCTTCTAGAGTCTTCGAAGCACCCCCTGAAGAGCTTCACAAAAAACAGGAAGTTGTACCCCATATTATAGTTTCTTCCGAGTGGTATCTCATGGAGCTACCCGTTTGACTTGTGTTTTCTATAGCGGAGCTGTATTTTAGGTAGCGGAGTAGTCCGAAACATGCCCTCATTCTTTATATTGACAAGATTAGAGTAGTTTATAACGGTGTGCTTATCGGTGCGGACCGGCCGAGAATGATTGTGAGAATTTGGTTTAATCTAGAATATATATAACTACATTTCTTCGTAAATAAAGATGTCCATGGATGAAGGTGAAAATGAAACATGCATGCTTTTGGGTTCGTTTGTATTTTCTTTATCGAAAACATCACTTGTCTCAGGAAAGTGAGtaaagttttttttttgcggggtgaaaAGTGAGTGAAGTTGGGACTGAAATGTGTGAATGTTGTGACACAATAAATTGTTTCTCTCAACTATCTTATAATCTCTTTAATCTTCAATGTGTGCATGACTCTGAAACTTCTTACAGCACCTTCTTTTATCTACGCTATCAATAAATTTATCAACTCTGCTGCGTGGTAACAACCTGGCTGACTGGTGCTCCTATTAACAAATTTACCTGCATCCTTGCTCTCCCTGCATCGAATGAGTGCATACGCATTGCACCTTGCGACCAAAGCAAAACATCCGAGAGCAGCGCAAGCAAAGGAACCATCAGGGCCGCATAGTTATATCGTGTCATCTTCCCTATAATGCACCCCTAACCAATCCTTGTCGCTGAAAGATCCGAGAGCAGTAGCGTCCCTGTACGTCTATCATCAACAGTTTGGCCATGCAGGCCGCCGCCGCGTCGGCGCCGGCGCCGCGCCACCGCGTGTACACGGCCGTCGAGCCCCGGTGCGAGTGGGCGCGCGCGGCCGACGCCGACACCCTCGTCGTCGACGTCTCAGGTGCGCGTCTCACCGCGTCTTCCTTCACTGCTGCTGCGTTGTGGGCCCGTGACTTGCGTGTCTTCTGAAGATGTCTGTCTTGCCTTGGTCGCAGGGTTCATGAAGGAGGAGCTCAAGGTGCTCTACAACACGAGCCGGAAGCTCAAGGTGGCCGGCGAGCGCCCCGTCGGCGACGGCCGCGGCGCGCGATGGGCGAAGTTTCTCAAGTCGTTCCCGGTGCCTAGGAGCGTCCGTGCCGGCGGCATCAGGGCCGTGATGGACAAGGACCAGGCCGTGCTCTACGTCATCCTGCCCAAGGGATCACCACTATCACCACCCCCaggtccgccaccgccgccaccaccgtcgtccATGGCCACGCAGAAGGAGCAGCAGCCTGGAGGCGCTCTGCCCCCGCCTCACGGAGAGCGGAAAGGCGATGGCTCGTCGGGCAGCAGCAGCAATGGCAGCTTCTGGAGCGCACAAGAGGACGCAGAGAAGAACAAGGCTGAAGAGAAGAATAATATGGTGCCTAAGGAGACCAGGATTCAGATACAGGAGGAGGAGATTGCCACACCAGATGCACCAAGAAccgatggtggtgatgatgacaaGAGGTGGTGGGAGAAGCTCACGCCTCTGCATGCTGTTGGCTTCATTGTTATCGTCCTTGCGGTGGTAGGGGTTGGTGCACTGTACGCAACGCTGCTACTCCGAATCATGTGTAAAAGACTACAATTTCTGTACCCTGCCTGCCTAACTGTCATCTGAGAACGGATTCACAAATAAGCAGACAACTGTGGAAATCAAGGAGGAACTGAGAGATGCACAACAATTTTCAACTCCCTTTATAACCGCAACGAGACACAAGCTCAAGACCGCACAGCCACCAAACATAGATACAACATGTCAACACATAACAGTTTACCGTAGCAAGACTAGCCTAGCGAAACACCGGCGGTACGATAAAGAATCGGATTATTCGAAACAAATGTGGATCATTTGGCACTCTGTCCCCACAAAACAATAGGCAGTAGTATCAGGCTGCTCGCTTCCGTGGCTCCTCACTTTGTGCTGGCGAGCTGGGTGCGGATGAGCTTGGCCGCGGCAACCATGTTGGTCAGGGCGGGCTTCACCTCCGTGTACTTGCGGGTCTTGAGGCCGCAGTCAGGGTTCACCCACAGGATGTTGGTGTCGAGGACCGCGAGCATCTTGTTGACGCGGTCGGCAATCTCCTCCGTGGAGGGGATCCT from Triticum aestivum cultivar Chinese Spring chromosome 4A, IWGSC CS RefSeq v2.1, whole genome shotgun sequence harbors:
- the LOC123087359 gene encoding uncharacterized protein isoform X1, producing the protein MEVSARLRPPPSTTAPLHRGGGPLRRLLPSARPASRAVSAKPMQIRASAINDLQRSRSSLEALFCYDKAVPEENIGKPAGLDLEKKEVGKNPPCVRCETKGAVLCATCAGSGLYVDSIMESQGIIVKVRCLGCGGTGSIMCSTCGGRGHT
- the LOC123087359 gene encoding protein PHOTOSYSTEM I ASSEMBLY 2, chloroplastic isoform X2, translating into MEVSARLRPPPSTTAPLHRGGGPLRRLLPSARPASRAVSAKIRASAINDLQRSRSSLEALFCYDKAVPEENIGKPAGLDLEKKEVGKNPPCVRCETKGAVLCATCAGSGLYVDSIMESQGIIVKVRCLGCGGTGSIMCSTCGGRGHT
- the LOC123087361 gene encoding pollen-specific leucine-rich repeat extensin-like protein 1, with the translated sequence MDRAINRTYEEYTPVVEWSHSADASFVKIIVPGFKREEIRVLVDNHGHLRTRGERPVEGGRWSRFQKDLQLPSDCNVDGIRAKFENEALTITLPKKHPSPPQQQAAPVAPVMPMPAPAPATPKPEPRRPYAAPSQKPPPALPEPARPAATAPPPVVPSQNPFADRRPSLARKPADIPAPVRPAPPVPEPESPKRHNGAAATARPELPAFPKPTGEWVREEAKKPQEEAMAAEEEEKRRMEREARGKMEEDRKMAEADKETERMMDMARRRRAAPANRGLLLNVAVAALVLVGITVYVWRNLSAAASGGGDAGAGSYGDEM
- the LOC123083982 gene encoding uncharacterized protein; this translates as MQAAAASAPAPRHRVYTAVEPRCEWARAADADTLVVDVSDVCLALVAGFMKEELKVLYNTSRKLKVAGERPVGDGRGARWAKFLKSFPVPRSVRAGGIRAVMDKDQAVLYVILPKGSPLSPPPGPPPPPPPSSMATQKEQQPGGALPPPHGERKGDGSSGSSSNGSFWSAQEDAEKNKAEEKNNMVPKETRIQIQEEEIATPDAPRTDGGDDDKRWWEKLTPLHAVGFIVIVLAVVGVGALYATLLLRIMCKRLQFLYPACLTVI